The Buteo buteo chromosome 6, bButBut1.hap1.1, whole genome shotgun sequence genomic interval TCCACTAAAGAAAGCATTCCTCTATGGATCttcaacttttttgtttttttaatggtaggTATTGTTTGATAATACTAGCAGTGAACGAAGTTGCTGAGGCTTCAAGCTGTAAATGAGAGatccaaaaaatgaaatttaaagaaCAGGGTTCTTTTTAGCTATTACTTGAAGCACTTGATATGTTCAGATCTGTTCAATTCTTGGACTTTCAGTGGCTTGTATTCAAGTAAGAATTGTCAATTAGGCCCATGATGTCCAGAAGTGGGGTAATACTCTGTTATGATGGTAGATAACAGTGGCAGAGCACCCTTGGTATTACAaatactgggggaaaaaatggtaaTTCAGCTTTTATGACTTACTATAACTCCATTCGTCTGtgttgtctttttctgtttccttttcacccatattttctttctggtgaAACTATTGCTGTGCTTAGTTCTGTTGGAATAGCTGCATAGCACTGTATACTCTATACTCTTTCTGATATGAGCAGTTTGGTTGGAATTCTTATTTTCACTTGTTTGCCTTGCTCTTTCAAAAAATTTGAATCTTGATGTATCTCATTGATATATAAAATGAAGCAAggcctttctttctcctgactTCTGTCTACATAGACAGCAGCTTCCTTGGATCTTCCAGTTCCTTTTTACAGTGTTTGCTTCAATGGGGCTTTGAATTTTGGCTGGAGTCTGCAGGAGTTTGTGTGCTATTAACAAAGCAGTTGTCTAATCTCTGTGTCTAAAAtgggtgtcttttttttatcttccaaCACTTTTAAGTAAGAAATCTTTGGAAAATGAAGTAGAACCAGAAGAGTGCTGAACTGAACACCAGCATGGACATGTTTTCTGCTTATTAATGCTTTCAAGCAAGGACCTTGGCTTTTTCATTCTCACTGTTCAGACAGCAGCATATGAATTTATGCAGAGCTACCTCATTGATTTTCATAGTACTTCTTAATGCTATTTTGGTTGTCTACAGTTTTTCATAGTGATTGGGCTGCTTGTACTTTTGATACTGCTGcctagtgggttttttttgtatgcttTCCCACTTGTGATTTGTAGTacaaatatttagaaagaaacaagCATTCTGTCTGGGCTAAGAAGTATTACCTTAATTGTGTTCTGAGGGTGCCAGTCATGGTGGGATCCTGATGAGTGACTGGTACTTGTGGATGCAAGTTCTATCTCCTCTCAAAATCAACGTAGTGATTTTTCTATTCCCAGCAGTGGTCCTAGTGATTCTGGAAGgatgttattttcttcagtaactgaccacagagcaaaaggaaaacatctccATAAAGAAATCTTGAATCTACACCACCATCTTTCAGATTTCTGCAGGAACAATTTGTTTGAGAGATGAATTATCTTTTTCAATGTCCAggcctttctttttcaaaaatcagGTTACATACATCTCCTTTGAAGAGAGTTTGAACCTCAGCCAAAGTACATTCATATCAAGAATAGCAGCTCCTAGTTTAACCTTGGAACAGGTTTAGTTGTCTGTGGGAAAGGTAGGTAGGTAGGAGCagaaaaaggtgttttaagaaaaagctgGAACATGTTGCTGGAGGGAGGGTGTTAACTTAGAAATGGTTACCTTCTGTGTTCCAGAAGACTTTTGGAGGCTCTAGCAATCCTGTCCAAAATCCTACCTACCCTGCCGTACACACACATACGAAAAATAAATTGACATAGGAAAACAAGTGGGCTAAAATGCTTTGCTGCTTAGTATGGGGAGGCATTCAGAAAGGCTGTCAGCTCCTAGCAAGGAGAAAGGATTTTAAGCAGAAGAGAAGTTaagtttaaaaaccaaaactcacAAAACAACGTAGCTCAGCAAAAGGCAGTGCCTGTGGACCAGCTATGAAGAGGTCAGAGCTCATAGGTGTCTGTATCAGAGGTGCAGTGATTTAGTGATTTTCTGCTGTGGTATGAAGTTGTAATTGTAATCACTGTTGCATATTAATtacagggagagagggagggtaAGTGGGGAAAGGTTGAAACAGTTCATACTTTCCCTTTTACACACAGAGTCATTAATTTGCttatgtttgggggtttttttgccctctCACTTGCATCCATGTATAGATGTTCTTGCCTGTCTGAAGGCCTGTTTCTGACAGCTTTGATATTTCTCCTTACTTTCTTTAAACTAATGTTTCCAGCTGTCTACTTTTTCCTGTTCCCTTTGTCTGCCACATGCCATAGCTCCTACATCTGtcctaaaacaaaaaattggtATTATTATTACAAACTTTCTTACCCCTGTGGGTAATTTCTTCTTATGTTCTTCTGTTTGCAATTGTCCTACTGAAATACAATGCAGACTACAGTTGGGTCTCCAAGAAGCAAGTATTCTGGTGGGAAAATTGTGTGTTAGTCCATGTTTATTAAAATAGtgccatttctgtattttatttcttatttttcatagaaaattcATGTCTCCTAGTTCGCCATGTGTGCCTGTGTCTGAAAGTACACATTCAGAAACATCAACTGTAATTTTCAGTACTTTATTGGTGATGTTGAACCGTGAGTGCCAAAACTCAGTCATATAGCCTCCAATAGTTTTTAAATAGTTTCATTGGCAAGAAGCTTTTTCATTACTTCATTCAGCCCATGACTGTGGTGTAATTATGTCTCCTCATCTGcgtgttctgttttattttagtcaTTCTTCCGATCCCTGGAATGATCTCTGACATTTTGTTAACATTAATTGATTTGGGGCATCCAGTATGTACTGTCAGTTTTTCATTCAACAGGCActaacttctgaaaatgtttccacATTTGCACAATTACATGTTGACTCGTTACTGCATCCAGCCTGCTTAAGGCAGGGGGCAAAGTACCACAGATCAGATTGGACTTGAAGTGATCAGATGCCCTTTTTCTATTCAGTAGCAGTCTGTATAATTTGGTGACTTGCTCTGTGTCCCGTAGTTCAAGTAAAGGTTGTAATCTTTCTTTATGGTGCTCGTTACAACACACAGGGTGTAATGTCATTTAGACAATTGTTCCAGGAAATTGGAGTGTGGGGTTGTTTCTCAGCTTAGTTTGAACAAGTGCCTATGATTTCAGTGTGGTTCATGTAAGCAGCTTATCCTAGTGGAAGGAATACAACTTGAACATTGTTTGAAAAGGATTATTAAATTACATACTGTTAAAGTACAAGTTTCAGATGGCAGTGGTTGGTTTTCTTGGACAAGGTGATCAAATCCTTGTCTGAAttccttggaaaaagaaattgtcttTTTACAGGGGTACATGGAGTTACATTAACTGTCCTTTGTGAACAGTTTAAGACTTATCTTCATTTGAACCTTCAAGCAAATGAATAAGCAAATAGCAAAACAGTAAAGTTTATTTTCGTGTGTATCAGAAGGCGTTACAGTTGTGCTGTCTGGATAGCACAATTTGAGGGACAAATGAAGGGGCAAATAGATTTCATGCATTCCAGTGATGTATCTGTGGTTGTCCATGGTTGTCCATGGTCCAGTATACTAATTACCCTCCTTTTCTTTGCCACTCTGTTCTCCATTTGCATCTGTTTTCAAGGAGTTTAGCTACTGAATCTTCAGCATGCTCCattcattatttcagttttgtttctaatgCTGCAGTCCTTTGAATTTTGTCACACTTGTGTTTTATCCAAGATCTTGTTACTCGTGTTGATTTTTCTAGGCCCTGTACAgtattcttgcttttctgtctgcaaaCTGCAACTTGAgagctttgggggtttttgagTTTTTTGTGCACTTGCTGTAGAGGCTGTCCTTCAATTTGACCTCCACAAAGTCAGCATTTCAGAAGTCATGGTTTGGATGCACTCACAGATGCATAGATATTTGTTTTTATCCATAGGGGTCCATTTTCACTTTTAGTTTTGTTCAGAACCTTCTCTGTTCTTCAGAGCCAAAACCCAGGAACTTTGACTGCAGAAAGCTCTTCTCTTTTAGGAGAAACTAATGGAAGTCACCGATACGGACATGGTGAACTAAGAATCATCTTAGCTCAAAACTGAAGTTTGCTGGACTAATCTTTGTGGCAGTTGCAGTGCCATATGATGTTTTAGAGTtagcatttctgaagaaaatgttacaaCTCTGATCTTTTTACAGGGCACTGCTACTATAGTACTGTTCAGAATTGTCCttctctaagaaaaaaaagtacgGTGTACATTTGCCACTGAACTTCATGATTAAAGTGCGTTTTCTCTTACTCTGGTTTTAATGGGAATAGGAAGAATGTCGGTCTCCTTTAGCACCTATGTGCATCATTCAAGTATCCTGAAAAATTGAGGCTTCCAGAGTAGAGGACTGGTTCTGCCTCCCGCTATGAGACTGCAGTTTTCTAACATGATTGCAGAAATGTGTGGCTGGGTTAAGAAGGGCAAGGGGAAGGGTAGTAAAATTGTTTGGAGAATAAGAGTCATAAGATGAGGACTCCTGTTCAGGAAGATGACTAAAGAAATATAAGAAAGGGCTAAGTTAAACCATGTTCAGGATCTGTTGCTTTATTGCACATCATGCATGCAGACTGTTCTGGGTCTGACTTCTCTCTTTAGTGTTATTACATAACAAAGTCGTGCTGTAACTTGGGCGCTTGCACTGCTATAGGTTAATCTGATTTGCATGCAGAGTTATATGCTTAACTAAAGGTGTCATTCCAACTTAATCAGTATAGTGCTCAAACCACCTCATGAAAGAATGAAGAATGTACTCATCATTTAGGTAGACACTGATGTGTGAAAGATGTTTCCGTAGACGTGGACTCAAAATCAGGTCTAAAAGGTATTTTTACTAGGAAGGAGGCACGTATGTTAGTCTTTTTATGTGTgccccttttaaaaataagattttttttcttataactAAGACACTTTAAATTCTTCAGGTTTTAGCCACGCATAAGGGTGTGGGGGCAGAAGTAAGCAGGTAGCCTCCGATTCATAAGAATTCACAGATTGGTcatattaaatgcaaatttttctgaACAAGAATTGAAACCCTGAGAAAACTAAAGGCTTGGCATATTAATCCTATCCACAAGTAAACTATGCTTTCCCTTCAGATGCAGTGAGGATTTTGAAAACTTGGCCTATTCTCCTACAGGTTTAGACTGGCATTCTGGTGAAAGTATGATTAGCTAGTGTTGCAAAGAAGGCAACTGCAGTTTGTTATTGCAGTTTTTGGAAGGTGATTACTTTATGCTATGGGCTGTGAATAATTTCCTAAGAAGTTGTTATGTGACCACGTTGTGGTTATCCTTCTGTCTGGTTGCATTTGCCTCTATGGTGGGTAGCTCGCACCCTTGAAGAATCATGTGTCAACATCTCACCTACAAGGCTTAATTTAGaatagcaacagctttcaattTACCTTCTAGGGAGGGATAAGGCAACTTGATTTTAAATGGAGAGTGGATTTGTTAATTTTTGAAGTGTTATACCAGTTCTGTATGAGTTGCTAGAACTGTATACAACCTgtctttatgtatttttaattgtggTTTACATGACAAACTACTGAGAGGGACAAACAGCTTACAAAGCACAACTCTGAATATTGTGTACATAGTAATGTGAGAGATTAGAaggaaaactgccttttttagTCCAAATCTGACAGTGCTTGTGGTCAGTTTAACTGTATCCGTTcttaatgcttttctgttttaaacacagTAATAATGTAAAATACTTCACAAAAATGTGGCATTTGCTGGGacagtttctgctttttgagctctaaattaaggtgaaataaTTGAATATCTGCATTCTATTTTACGATCTCTTTGACAATAAGAAAGTGTTAAAGTGTTAGTTTAAACTCTGCTGCTATCATGGAATGAATAAAAAGTATTATTCTACACAATAACTCCCCATTTGATTTATGGCAGcattctgtaattattttgatCACTCTGACTTCACTAGAGTTGCATGTGAAGATAAAAAAGTCTTAAGTCATGGTTTTTTCCTAGCAACTGCAGTAATGTGAACCTCGTGCATGTGCTTAGGATACAAGACCAGTCAGTGGACGCTATATATTTTGTTGGCTAGTTACAGTTTGTGTGGGCATATTTTGTGTTCACTTGAGAAGAGACAGAACTTAAGAGCAGGGGTTGGGGTGAGAGGAAGCAGAGGTGTACTGCTGCTGACATCTGTCTCCATACAGCTGAAGTATGtgtggcttttgtttttgttaacaAAGCATGTGAGCCAAAGAGTGTATATCTAGTCCCTGTGTCTCACATTTGAATCACTGTTGTGGTGAGatcaaatataaatatttcttgaCAATTTATTCTAACAAGTACAGTGTTTTAGAAAGGTTGATAGTGGCTGGAAGAGACAATGTGAAAAGCTTTGTTGGATATATAGTGTCACTTAGAGCTGGAGCTGTATTTCAATAAAAGCATGTTATCAAAAAGTGGTGTTATCACTTAGAAAACTGATCAAATATATTCCACAAGTTAAAACCTTCTAAAATCCTTATTGTACTAACTTTTCTGCTAGTGCAGCTGCTTAGTTGGGGCTTCACGTAAAATCTGTTTCAGAGACTCAGTTAATTTTTGTCCACTGTCTTCAAATAGAAAAGCTCATAGTCTTGTTCCATTACCTTGTATTGTATAACAGTGATTTGCACACTCTTTGATGCTTCCCAGGGCAGAATTTGCAAATATGTAAAATGTGTGACCTattttgtatgatttttttaaataatgaatgcACAAATAAACTGATGTGGATTAGCAGGGCGGGTTGGATGGTTAGGGTGTGAAAGCCATGAAGATAAACCAGTCAGTTTACGCTGGCTGCAAATACAATTCTTACTCTCTTAAGCATGCATCACATCCCAGTGatgggaggtggaggaggataGGGTGTGCAGTATATCGGTCTGACTTGAATAAGGAAGCATGAATTTACAATATGTGtgattttatttccaaacagaTTTCCTTAGACTTGTCAGGGGCAGTTGTCTTTCAGTGAAGCATGAATACATTAAGGTTTTAAGTAAATCTGCAGCACAGACATCTGAGAAGCTTGCTGCgtaatttaactgaaaaatctaAGGATGAGTTTTCACAAGATGGCTGAGCCAAACTAATGGCTTGCTGATGCCTAAAGGGACAGCTGCTCTGTTCCTTCTGAGTCCTGCTCCTAGTTATCCAGTGTTGCCTCTTCTTTTATGCAAACTCTGGCATCATCTTGATCATTCAGATCActttatctgtttaaaaaaacaaaacgaaacaccaccaaccaaagaaaaacccccaaacctcctATCCCAAAAGAAAACCTAATCAGTTTGCTTTCGTTTCCCCATTGCCATTGGAAAAGCAGAGTATGAGCAGGACTTTGTGGCCAGCAGGTAGGGATCTAGGGAATGCCACTGTCCTGCAAACATTGAACTCTTTCATTGGCTCAGTAATCACAAGGACCATAGCTATTCAGATGTGTGCCAGTTAACAAGTCATGTTTCAAACTGATTTCGTACATACTTATACTAGAGGCTTTTCTCAGAACCATGAATGATAGTGGAATATAAATTCTTCAACTAAAACAACTGAAGATActaacaaaaatatgaaaagtgcAGTTCAGCTAGTAGCAGTGTCCTTGTTCAAATTAGATGAAAGCAGTGCAAATTTGGCTTGAGACACAGAAAAGTCAGCTTTATATCTGTGTATTTTTCCCATCTTAACATTATTTGGGCTATTATTTAATAGTTTCCAATAGGATGTTTAAACAAGAGATGTTTAAGAAATATcttaataatcttttttttttctttttagaactGAAGGAGTGTCATCATGGGAGCATTTTTAGACAAGCCAAAGATGGAGAAGCATAATGCCCAGGGGCAAGGGAATGGGCTTCGTTATGGTCTGAGTAGTATGCAAGGCTGGCGAGTTGAAATGGAGGATGCACATACGGCTGTGATTGGTTTGCCAAATGGACTTGATGGATGGTCATTTTTTGCTGTATATGATGGGCACGCTGGATCACAGGTTGCCAAGTACTGCTGTGAGCATTTATTAGATCACATCACGAGCAACCAGGATTTTAAAGGGCCAGATGGGCCACCATCTGTGGAAAGTGTAAAGAGCGGCATCAGAACAGGTTTTCTGCAAATTGATGAACACATGAGAGTCATCTCCGAGAAGAAACATGGCGCAGACAGAAGTGGGTCAACAGCTGTGGGTGTCATGATTTCTCCCCAACATACATACTTCATCAACTGTGGAGACTCGAGAGGTTTACTTTGTAGAAACAGGAAGGTTCACTTCTTCACACAGGATCACAAACCAAGTAATCCACTGGAGAAAGAGCGTATACAGAATGCAGGTGGTTCTGTAATGATTCAGCGTGTGAATGGCTCTCTTGCTGTTTCAAGGGCACTTGGGGACTTCGATTACAAATGTGTCCATGGGAAAGGTCCTACAGAACAGCTAGTCTCACCTGAGCCTGAAGTTTATGAAATTGAGAGATCAGAAGATGATGATCAGTTCATCATACTGGCCTGTGACGGTATCTGGGATGTTATGGGAAATGAAGAGCTGTGTGACTTTGTAAGATCCAGACTTGAAGTCACTGATGACCTTGAGAAAGTTTGCAATGAGATAGTTGACACCTGCTTGTACAAGGTAGCCAGACTTGAGAGAAGAAGTTTACTGTGTTTTCACTATTAGAAGTTTATGAACAAGTTAAGACTAAGTTTTGATTCCAGTCTATAAGTATCCAATGGTTTATGTTAACATGACTTTGACAGTCATTACCATGATTCCCACAAAAATGGTGATAGAGGGGGAACAAACACACAACAGAAACAGTATGCCTTTGTGGGTGGTTTCGGTTAATGAGGAGTTTAAAATCATGTACAGATACATTGTGATCATTGGGAAACTAGAAGCTGATGGGAATTTATGGGCAAGCCAAGGACAGTAACTGcccttttctgtttcacaatACACTTTACAAAACCTTAACTCTTAAGGCTTAAATCAAGCTAGAGAATATTCTTTCCCTTCCTAATCTTCCTATGCTTTCTTGGGCATATAGTAGTAACATAACTGTCATAATTACACCAAGATAAATGCAGAATGAATGAACCTTGACTTCatattttgcagtttaaaatttcttcttgacTATACGAAGATCTGACTTCCTAAGTTAGTTTTTATTCTGGTttaattactgtatttcttgttcagtGTTGTGTGATACAGCTCTGAAACTAGCTCAAGTAGAAGAAGATGGGactgttttctttaacaaatCTGTGTAATTTTGTCTACAATAACTTCTACTTTGTATTAGTAAGTTGTAGGATGGTACAGTTACGGAAGAGATTTGAACTATTGAGTTTCATAGCTTGACACTTAATTTTCCAAAGGCAAGGTATAAGTCATAATGTAAAAAAGCCAACATTTTTGATACTAAAGAGACAAGGCAGCATCTCCGCTCTTGCCACATGACTAACAAGGTCATTGTTTCCCTATtggaaaaatgtaattgctttcCAACACTTTGGCAGATTGATAATGCATATGTTTTTGCTCACAATTTTTGTCTGGTAGCCCTGAAAACAAATACCAGGGAAGGAACAGTGGCTTGCGGATGCTGTAAGCTTTGCAGTAGCCCACTGTCAGCACCTCCCCATATGCCCATATACTCTTGTTTTAAACACTGGCTTGTTCTTCATCTAGCTTACTTCAGTGAATTTAATTGGTGTTAGAAGTTAAGCATGTGGATGCGTTTGTAGACCAGAGCACAAGGGTATTGAAAGTAAACTAAACAGTTACTTTTCATAAGCAgaatgtgtttgtattttaaggTATTCAAGTATTAGGGTTCTGTTTAGTTggagtttttaaatgtttccatttcaaaGAATGCTTTTGTAAAGGCCTGGGCCCCTTCCAGCTGGTCTTTTAATGCATTCTCTCActtgtaacttttcttttttttaaaaaacggggggggggacggacccCAATAGCTGTGATTTTAGGTGGAAGCACTGTCTGAATTCAGCACCTCCCTACTTAGCGCTTTTAAGCAGTAATGGTTTTGTTTACCCATCTAATattcagctgttttcccaaaattATTAGATAGTACTTAAAACAAGATGAAACACAACTTTGTAATTACATGTTGCTTGTTAGTAATGTCAATTTTTAAGAGACAATGGGCTGTCTGTAATTGGGTCCATGTAGTCTTTAGACCATGAAAGAGGGAAGAACAAAGTGACTTAAAAGTTGTACTGAATGAATGGGCAGACTTCTGGAATTCTCtaagggtggggggggaagttaAGGCTAATGATAATATTAATCCATAGTAGTAAAAGTTGTATTCTAATACCATATGATTTGTGAATTTTTGTGTGTAAAATGCTTTGATGTGTATTTAGCCTGGTGTGTATACATTCtcaaatcactttttcttttccaccagGGAAGTCGAGACAACATGAGTGTGATATTGATCTGTTTTCCGAATGCACCAAAGGTATCGCCAGAGGCGGTGAAAAGAGAGGCAGAGTTGGACAAGTACCTGGAAAGCAGAGTAGAAGGtggatcatttaaaaaaaaataagtaacttTGTTTCTAAACAGACCCCCTGgcccccttccccttccaacAACTAAACTCTTAACACATACAGGCTTTTTAATAGACCTTCAAGTGCCCTTGGCCATCTAGTGTACACCTCTGAAAAAGGCACTCATATAGTCCTGCTGTATGTCCTGAAAAAATTCGGCTGTGAAACTGCAGCAGCCTATAGCCCTGAAAATTATTCAGGTGGCAGAGAAATAATTCATTTGTGCTCAGTGTTCTTCATGAGTCCGCTGACGGTGCAAACTTCCGACCAGTAAATCCTGGTTCCTGTTATATAGAGTTAAATGAAATAATCAGAATGTCTTGCAAAATGTCTGTGAAGATGGTAATTTGAGTGCCATTTTTCTATGTAGTTATGTACAAATTACTTAGCCATAATATTTTGTTATCCAGTTATGGTAGGGTTACAGCTTGATTACTGCCATCTTTAAGGCACCTGCTAACGTATTTACTTATTTGAAAGTACATCAGAAATTTGTCAAAGCTAATCTTTAAGCATTCATGATGAACAAAAGCTGGGAGCTCATCTTACTCTGtcaaaattttactttaaatttgtattttgggAGTTCTTTAACTTTAGACTGAAACTGCAAGTCTTAGGCATTTTGGGTCACCTAACTAAAAATGATATTTGAAAGCAGCTTGCTTTAAAAGATTTATCATTAAAACTGGATTTATAGTGccttttggtattttaaaacaaccACAGCTTGGAGTTTGTTTATGAAACATAAGACATGCTGTATGCATTGTTTGCATAGGTTATGTCTATTTTTGAAGTGGGCTCCTCTAGACCTATATGTTACAAGTCTAGTTATGTGTATATACTCCCAAGAATCCTTAATAGCACACAGGGCACGATACACAGAGTTATTCACAACTGTGGTATCAGTGATTAGTAAGTTAGGGGAATATATtgtgcactttttttcctccttaactTGCATGAAGATAACACAGTGCAGCTTCAGAAATTTCACAGAGAACTTGCCTACATGGGAATTCTGAGTTCAGACAAATTAATGTGCAATTTTAAAGCACTTACTACCTGTGTAGGTGCTCCTTCAGAAAGTAGCAACTTTTTGAAAGGCCTCATTTGCAAGGTCTTGGCAAACTACATCTGTTCTGCCCCTGAACAAACGTCCAGACAGACATTTCCGTGTTTTAATCTAACACTTGCCTAATAGGAGGAGTTGGTACACAGTAAGCAATAGTGTGAATCTTTTTGACAGCATAGCAGGAATATCCAAGTGCATGGTAACACTGCATGAGTTAAGTGTCAGATGgctttctgcatttcaaagcagTGAGCAGTTTTGCACCAGGCTTTTGAAGAGCTTACTGTGTATGCCCACTCACAGAATTGGTGAAGAACAAGTATGCTGTAAATTCACACATTAATTTACAGCATGCTAACTCGCCTAATTTGCGCAAGTATTACCTTTGTATCTTAGATACTTTGTCTGAGTTCACACAAACCCATGACCTagaatatgaaaatatgttCAAGTTAAGGCTGGCCTCATTGTACCCCAGGAATATTACAATGAGGAAAGGTGACATTTTTGTACAGACACTTCATTTTATAAATGAAGAACCTAAACACTGGAACTGCATGTTATTATGATACATAAAATGAATTTGGCTGCCAGTACTTTGCAtttatacaaatacaaaatttcagGTATGAGCTAAGTGTCATACTTGCATAGAGGCAGAAGGGTTCTGTATGTAGTTATAAAGCACTTTAATACTAATTTAATGGGATGATGTCTGAACAACTTGAGGAAATACATTGTACTTCCCCTCAAGggtctttgcttcttttttagaGTTGTCCTCAATCTTTTGTCTATTGTTGCACAAagatattatttaaattaatgaatATGTAGTAAACACTATTCAACCCAGCAGTGATTTGTATCAG includes:
- the PPM1A gene encoding protein phosphatase 1A, translating into MGAFLDKPKMEKHNAQGQGNGLRYGLSSMQGWRVEMEDAHTAVIGLPNGLDGWSFFAVYDGHAGSQVAKYCCEHLLDHITSNQDFKGPDGPPSVESVKSGIRTGFLQIDEHMRVISEKKHGADRSGSTAVGVMISPQHTYFINCGDSRGLLCRNRKVHFFTQDHKPSNPLEKERIQNAGGSVMIQRVNGSLAVSRALGDFDYKCVHGKGPTEQLVSPEPEVYEIERSEDDDQFIILACDGIWDVMGNEELCDFVRSRLEVTDDLEKVCNEIVDTCLYKGSRDNMSVILICFPNAPKVSPEAVKREAELDKYLESRVEEIIKKQGEGVPDLVHVMRTLATESIPNLPPGGELASKRSVIEAVYNRLNPYRNDDTDSASTDDMW